Proteins from one Dysgonomonas sp. HDW5A genomic window:
- a CDS encoding nitroreductase family protein, which produces MDFLELASRRQSTRKYDINRPVEPEKIERIIEAARLAPSACNAQPWHFVVVNETELMDEAIDAISNPAEGETQPVHFVIVDEPELKNKVADAASARLLGMNHFTKQAPIHILLVEEKVNLSSGIGGVIKDKHFAYVDIGIAASHICLAAEAEGLGSCILGWFNESKIKKLLNIPDSKRVILDILIGYPAQELRPKKRKSTDEIVSYNTYKK; this is translated from the coding sequence ATGGATTTTCTTGAACTCGCAAGCAGAAGACAAAGCACCCGCAAATACGATATAAACAGACCTGTAGAGCCTGAGAAAATCGAACGAATTATTGAAGCTGCACGCTTAGCACCTTCCGCATGCAATGCACAGCCGTGGCATTTTGTGGTAGTAAATGAAACCGAATTGATGGATGAAGCTATTGATGCTATTTCAAATCCAGCCGAAGGAGAAACCCAGCCCGTACACTTCGTCATTGTTGATGAACCGGAGTTAAAGAATAAGGTGGCCGATGCTGCATCTGCACGGTTATTAGGGATGAACCACTTTACAAAACAAGCCCCCATACACATTCTTCTTGTTGAAGAAAAAGTCAACCTCAGTTCCGGAATCGGAGGTGTTATTAAAGACAAGCATTTTGCTTATGTCGACATAGGTATTGCTGCTTCTCATATATGCCTTGCTGCCGAAGCCGAGGGATTAGGAAGTTGTATACTGGGCTGGTTTAATGAATCGAAAATTAAAAAACTATTGAATATACCCGATTCGAAAAGGGTAATACTGGATATACTCATAGGCTATCCTGCTCAGGAATTAAGACCTAAGAAACGTAAATCTACGGACGAAATAGTATCATACAATACATATAAGAAATGA
- a CDS encoding putative quinol monooxygenase: MDSGKVESTVVLKCKADKIEQFKIAVSQLVHETVKEPGCEIFKIFQNKAQPDEFILWEIFKDEASLDLHMKSEYTQECFSLGLFEVVSATHHTEVI; the protein is encoded by the coding sequence ATGGATAGCGGAAAAGTAGAATCAACAGTAGTTCTGAAATGTAAAGCAGATAAAATAGAGCAATTTAAGATTGCAGTCTCTCAATTGGTACATGAGACCGTAAAAGAGCCGGGATGCGAAATTTTCAAGATATTTCAAAATAAAGCACAGCCGGATGAATTTATCCTTTGGGAAATATTTAAAGACGAGGCATCTCTCGATTTACATATGAAAAGTGAATATACTCAAGAGTGTTTCTCTTTAGGATTGTTTGAGGTTGTATCAGCTACTCATCATACAGAGGTAATATAA
- a CDS encoding MerR family transcriptional regulator: MEKKTDLSFDFEFLDKLIVGIGEVSQITGIPTRQIRYWEDKGIITSLTEEEGKNRRYDYKNIKRMLLIKELLDEGYTLDAATSKIQNRMEMIEETLKKLKR; this comes from the coding sequence ATGGAAAAGAAGACAGATTTATCCTTTGATTTTGAGTTTCTTGACAAACTGATTGTAGGCATCGGCGAAGTATCGCAGATAACAGGTATTCCTACAAGGCAAATCAGGTATTGGGAAGACAAAGGCATCATTACAAGCCTTACTGAGGAAGAAGGGAAAAACCGCAGATACGATTATAAGAACATCAAAAGAATGCTCTTAATCAAAGAATTGCTTGACGAGGGATACACTCTTGATGCTGCAACAAGCAAAATTCAGAACCGAATGGAAATGATAGAAGAGACTCTTAAGAAACTAAAGAGGTAA